Proteins encoded by one window of Macaca fascicularis isolate 582-1 chromosome 10, T2T-MFA8v1.1:
- the LOC107126511 gene encoding aspartate-rich protein 1-like isoform X2 — translation MDFKTLHWCRGKVAPCYESVIYKAVAAATSESTSVEPGKLDVGATEGHELQHIGNQKMPTGPPEGHLSLKSLPPSEEDNDDAQILPPPVLESGFWKISAGKRMPFQLFLWTT, via the exons ATGGACTTCAAAACATTACA CTGGTGCAGGGGGAAGGTGGCGCCCTGTTATGAATCTGTTATTTATAAGGCTGTGGCTGCTGCAACATCAGAATCCACTAGTGTAGAGCCCGGCAAGCTGGATGTGGGAGCCACGGAGGGCCACGAACTGCAGCACATCGGCAACCAAAAGATGCCCACAG GCCCCCCTGAGGGCCACCTGAGTTTAAAATCTCTGCCACCAAGTGAGGAAGATAATGATGATGCCCAg ATTTTACCACCACCTGTCCTGG AGAGTGGATTCTGGAAAATCTCAGCAGGGAAGAGGATGCCTTTCCAA CTTTTTCTATGGACAACCTGA
- the LOC135965504 gene encoding ral-GDS-related protein-like, which translates to MSKLLTNLPGAAVLSAQLHSAVLQGHWEENVSGTLGRRRVRTALLHGQVCPFQDSTDGLGTTGSILFTWPPENPSVCCQALQRSSFWIKLAFRTFTWPGLGLEDHQGIVLGQLVLPEPKEAKPDDPAPPPGQHALTMLALEPAPPLLAELPPALEPESPVALDAQGYRHSTPAPAPGEGPPPGTVLEPQSAPESPCPCPGTVKSQHTEERPDITTFPPRLLAEQLTLIDAELFKKVELYECMGSIWGQRHQKGSEHVAPTVCATIAHFNRLTSCVTTSCLGDHSMRAQDRARVVEHWIKVARECLRLNNFSSVHAIVSALRSNPIHRLHKTWAGVSSKSTKYLKELCKKDTAVKRDLLIKAGSFKVATQERNPQRAQMRLRRQNKGVVPFLGDFLTELHRLDSAIPDDLDGNSNKRKKEVRVLQEMQLLQVAAMNYRLRPLQKFVTCFSRMEQLSEKESYKLSCQLEPESQ; encoded by the exons ATGAGCAAGCTGCTCACAAATCTGCCTGGAGCTGCAGTCTTGAGTGCCCAGCTGCACAGTGCTGTGCTCCAGGGCCATTGGGAAGAGAATGTCAGTGGGACGCTGGGGCGCAGAAGGGTCCGTACAGCCCTGCTACATGGCCAGGTCTGCCCCTTCCAGGACAGCACTGATGGCTTGGG CACCACCGGCTCCATTTTGTTCACCTGGCCCCCTGAAAACCCTTCAGTTTGCTGCCAGGCCCTGCAACGGTCATCTTTCTGGATAAAGCTGGCCTTCAGGACCTTCACCTGGCCTGGACTGGGCTTGGAGGACCATCAGGGAATTGTCCTAGGCCAGTTGGTGCTTCCGGAGCCCAAGGAGGCCAAGCCAGATG atcctgctccacctcctgggcaacACGCATTAACAAtgctggccctggagccagcgCCACCACTGCTGGCGGAACTGCCGCCTGCTCTGGAGCCAGAGTCACCTGTAGCCCTGGATGCACAAGGATATCGACAttcaacaccagcaccagcaccagggGAAGGGCCCCCTCCAGGAACAGTGCTGGAGCCACAGTCAGCCCCAGAGTCACCCTGTCCCTGTCCCGGGACTGTCAAGAGCCAACACACTGAGGAGCGGCCTGACATCACCACCttccctcccaggctgctggcaGAGCAGCTGACCCTCATAGATGCG GAGCTGTTCAAGAAGGTGGAACTCTACGAATGCATGGGCTCCATCTGGGGCCAACGACATCAGAAGGGGAGTGAGCATGTGGCACCCACAGTTTGTGCCACCATTGCACACTTCAATAGGCTCACCAGCTGTGTCACCACCTCCTGCCTCGGGGACCACAGCATGAGGGCCCAGGACAGGGCCAGGGTGGTGGAGCACTGGATCAAGGTGGCCAGG gAGTGCCTACGCCTCAACAACTTCTCCTCAGTGCACGCCATCGTCTCTGCTCTGCGCAGCAACCCAATACATCGGCTACACAAGACGTGGGCAGGAGTGTCCAG CAAGAGcacaaaatatctaaaagaaCTCTGCAAAAAGGACACTGCAGTGAAGAGGGACCTGCTGATCAAG GCGGGGAGCTTTAAGGTGGCCACCCAGGAGAGGAACCCCCAGAGAGCCCAGATGAGGCTGCGGAGGCAGAATAAG GGCGTGGTCCCCTTCCTGGGGGATTTTCTGACTGAGTTACACAGGTTGGATTCGGCCATCCCGGATGATCTGGAT GGCAACAGCAACAAGAGGAAGAAG GAGGTCCGAGTTCTGCAAGAAATGCAGCTGCTCCAAGTGGCCGCCATGAATTACAGGCTTCGGCCTCTGCAGAAATTTGTCACTTGTTTCTCAAGAATGGAGCAGCTCAGTGAAAAAGAGAG CTACAAGCTGTCCTGTCAGCTGGAGCCCGAATCCCAGTAG